In one Gemella haemolysans ATCC 10379 genomic region, the following are encoded:
- a CDS encoding SH3 domain-containing protein, with protein sequence MNRNNQGPNNQNYNNQNYNNQNFDNTQYNNQGYDQQYQNTQYQNFDQQQNYNNQQQNYNNQPNYNVPPMYMEEPKEKKKSILPVVLTAIITFVVLVVVLYFGYNKFLKKENVVDLATYEVNFVTYGAEGEGKPEVDIKKVPEVANSNSEISNLLSNPDISFNKQSNLKNGDKVEVTITLNKNTANKLKLKTTGEFKRTFTVNGLNEKAKEKETIIVKEGSSSSSSSSSERSHSISGRTAYVKPSVGVNLRSDKNDSSRIITSIRGGAAVTIRSLETNSAGEAWAYVDYGSYTGYIRGDLISG encoded by the coding sequence ATGAATAGAAATAATCAAGGTCCAAATAACCAAAATTATAATAATCAAAACTACAACAATCAAAATTTTGATAACACTCAATACAACAATCAAGGATATGATCAACAGTATCAAAATACTCAATATCAAAACTTTGATCAACAACAAAACTATAATAATCAACAGCAGAATTACAACAATCAACCTAACTATAACGTTCCTCCTATGTACATGGAAGAACCTAAAGAAAAGAAAAAAAGTATCCTTCCAGTTGTCTTGACAGCAATTATTACTTTCGTTGTTCTAGTAGTAGTCCTATACTTTGGATATAACAAATTTCTTAAAAAAGAAAATGTTGTTGACTTAGCTACTTACGAAGTTAATTTTGTTACATACGGTGCAGAAGGTGAAGGAAAACCTGAAGTTGATATTAAAAAAGTTCCAGAAGTTGCCAATTCTAATTCAGAAATTTCTAATTTATTATCAAATCCAGATATTTCATTCAATAAACAAAGTAACCTGAAGAATGGTGACAAAGTTGAAGTTACTATTACACTAAATAAAAATACTGCTAATAAATTAAAACTAAAAACAACAGGAGAATTTAAACGTACATTCACTGTTAATGGATTAAATGAGAAAGCTAAAGAAAAAGAAACTATAATTGTAAAAGAAGGTTCATCTAGTTCTTCAAGTTCTTCAAGCGAAAGAAGTCACAGTATTAGCGGACGTACAGCCTACGTAAAACCATCTGTTGGTGTTAATCTAAGAAGTGATAAAAATGATTCTAGTAGAATTATAACTTCAATTAGAGGTGGAGCAGCTGTTACAATAAGATCACTTGAGACAAATTCAGCTGGTGAAGCTTGGGCCTATGTTGATTACGGTAGCTACACTGGATACATTCGTGGAGATTTAATCAGCGGATAA
- a CDS encoding MFS transporter, with translation MIKTKILFSLIMIALILILVIFLSKKFELNKDQIIIFWILVLFWSAISIIRAYRKLYAITPIEQGGLSLTPVLAAQIAAGYGLMSLIVRLPMFLASDIFKRRKIFVQISLFLLIVTSFLVAFNGSYITLYLSSLSLGISATMLALFNVIFSETFSRDKAAVSVSILSVAPLLAEFIAAPIQYVFTMNTYKHFDYMWIVAGIIAIITFILSFMMRDYRPVDSDFSFDKVKVVIKHKSFIYICLIALLLSFIKFATSGANMITYGKTELNMTPLMLAYMDAVFAVPQLIAGVLVGVYFTRKWGIQKTLLFLLGCSLSFYIIALYVNNPYVIYFSYILNGLGYGGAYNALISLAMQYFDREYRNVSMGIYQAFFALGIYYGDYVYVWIGKHVKNGLLGFTQSKSIFLIVIGITLVSMLMIKLKVRDN, from the coding sequence ATGATTAAAACAAAAATCTTATTTTCACTTATAATGATCGCATTAATTCTAATTCTGGTAATCTTTTTATCTAAGAAATTCGAATTGAATAAAGATCAAATTATTATATTTTGGATATTAGTTTTATTCTGGTCTGCGATAAGTATTATACGTGCTTATAGAAAGTTATACGCGATTACGCCGATAGAACAAGGTGGACTTTCTTTAACACCGGTACTCGCAGCCCAAATAGCAGCTGGATATGGACTTATGAGTTTAATAGTAAGGTTGCCAATGTTTTTGGCGAGCGATATTTTCAAAAGACGTAAAATATTCGTTCAAATTTCTCTATTTTTATTAATAGTAACTTCATTTTTAGTAGCATTTAACGGTAGCTATATAACTTTATACTTATCTTCTTTATCATTAGGGATAAGTGCCACAATGCTTGCTTTGTTCAATGTTATTTTCTCAGAAACTTTTTCTAGAGATAAGGCAGCGGTATCCGTATCGATACTATCTGTTGCACCGTTATTAGCTGAATTTATCGCAGCACCTATACAATATGTCTTTACTATGAATACATATAAACATTTTGACTATATGTGGATAGTAGCAGGTATTATCGCGATAATAACATTTATATTATCATTTATGATGAGAGATTATCGACCTGTCGATAGTGATTTTTCATTTGATAAAGTGAAGGTAGTAATTAAACATAAGAGTTTTATCTATATTTGTTTAATAGCGTTATTACTTTCTTTTATTAAGTTTGCTACAAGTGGAGCTAACATGATTACTTACGGTAAAACAGAGCTGAATATGACACCGTTAATGTTAGCGTATATGGATGCAGTCTTTGCAGTACCTCAGCTTATTGCTGGAGTTCTTGTGGGAGTGTATTTCACGAGAAAATGGGGTATTCAAAAAACTCTATTATTCTTACTAGGATGTTCATTATCGTTCTATATTATAGCGTTATATGTTAATAACCCGTATGTTATTTATTTTAGTTATATCTTAAATGGATTAGGATATGGTGGTGCTTATAATGCACTTATTTCTCTTGCTATGCAATATTTTGATAGAGAATATCGTAATGTTAGTATGGGGATCTATCAAGCATTCTTCGCATTAGGTATCTATTATGGTGATTATGTGTATGTTTGGATAGGTAAACATGTTAAAAATGGTTTACTTGGTTTCACACAAAGTAAATCTATTTTCCTTATTGTTATAGGAATAACTTTAGTAAGCATGCTTATGATCAAACTAAAAGTTAGAGATAATTAA
- a CDS encoding ComF family protein: MKCSFCNLETKKKLGFDTLFAKKEDFYLCASCRKHIDINVSEVGEYTLYYFADYEFFKDEIYSIKYFGDVACAVKFKNLLDKFFSLNNFDLVTIVPANEIREIIRGFDHIEQVCKLCDVDYKKILSCDYRKKQSKLHKERKENRYHLLCDEMTLGSIKSVLIIDDIYTSGNTLLGCAKTIKEVYPNIKISFLTLSKVI, encoded by the coding sequence ATGAAGTGTAGTTTTTGTAATTTAGAAACAAAGAAAAAGTTGGGGTTTGATACATTATTTGCAAAAAAAGAGGATTTTTATCTTTGTGCTAGCTGTAGGAAACATATTGATATAAATGTCTCAGAAGTAGGAGAATATACTTTGTATTATTTTGCTGACTATGAATTTTTTAAAGATGAAATCTATTCTATAAAATATTTCGGAGATGTGGCTTGTGCAGTAAAATTTAAAAATCTTCTAGATAAGTTTTTTTCTTTAAATAATTTTGATTTAGTGACGATTGTTCCAGCAAACGAGATTCGGGAGATTATTCGAGGGTTTGATCATATTGAACAAGTTTGTAAGTTGTGTGATGTGGACTATAAGAAAATTCTTAGTTGTGATTATAGAAAGAAACAGTCTAAACTTCATAAAGAAAGAAAGGAGAATAGGTATCATCTTTTATGTGATGAAATGACTCTAGGAAGTATTAAATCTGTTTTGATAATAGATGATATATATACGAGTGGAAATACCTTATTAGGATGTGCTAAAACTATAAAAGAAGTCTATCCAAATATAAAAATAAGTTTTTTAACGTTATCGAAAGTAATCTAA
- a CDS encoding DEAD/DEAH box helicase, whose protein sequence is MFFREYCEFIEAIFIVYYSKMSNNDKNINYRKIKKSYDDFGEINSDFDGIYNEITTGAVYTLKESDLTFLRRYNGLLLSISKLLKMNIKLHYLDNCQYISKLYSVNEDKGKFHCLQCDNKDQQQFFTFNNKNQKVTYCRRCINFGRSDDCFIKFHINIPILDLKAPEEPSVELSDVQEEASKRLVENIESKKSTLIWAVCGAGKTEIVYKAIYRAIVDKKNICLAIPRRDVVKELSERFFRDFSGYPISVLHGEEKILEESNFYIMTTHQLVKYYNYFDVVIIDEVDAFPYSGDECLENGVNTSLKDDGVLVFLSATPSEIVKSSVDEVIKIPIRYHRYLLPVPKIKIEKLEVFDFSRKSRFLEKFIKEKLKKDRRILIFVPEIGMCETAVIYFKKYISEEIKIDFVYSGDENRSEKIKKFYNRELDILITTTILERGVTFDYLDVVVFDAKHANFTKAALIQISGRVGRKDYDNLGDVVFLADSISRDMKAAIKEIEYMNNLAKYRKLNRR, encoded by the coding sequence ATGTTTTTTAGGGAATACTGTGAATTTATAGAGGCGATTTTTATAGTTTATTATTCAAAAATGAGTAATAATGATAAAAATATAAATTATAGAAAAATTAAAAAGAGCTATGATGATTTTGGAGAAATCAATTCGGATTTTGATGGAATATATAATGAAATAACGACAGGGGCAGTCTATACTCTAAAAGAGAGTGATTTAACTTTTTTAAGGAGGTATAATGGACTGCTTTTATCTATATCCAAATTACTAAAAATGAATATTAAACTTCATTATTTAGATAATTGTCAATATATAAGTAAATTGTACTCAGTGAATGAAGATAAAGGTAAATTTCACTGTTTGCAATGTGATAATAAAGATCAGCAACAATTTTTCACATTTAATAATAAAAATCAGAAAGTTACATACTGTAGAAGATGTATAAATTTTGGTAGAAGTGATGATTGTTTTATAAAGTTTCATATAAATATACCGATATTAGATTTAAAAGCACCAGAAGAACCAAGTGTAGAGTTAAGTGATGTTCAGGAAGAAGCAAGTAAGAGGTTAGTGGAGAACATAGAAAGCAAGAAGAGTACTTTAATCTGGGCAGTATGCGGGGCAGGTAAGACGGAAATAGTTTATAAAGCAATATATCGGGCAATTGTAGATAAGAAAAATATTTGTTTAGCGATCCCTAGACGTGATGTTGTAAAAGAATTATCTGAAAGATTTTTTCGTGATTTTAGTGGTTATCCAATAAGTGTATTACATGGTGAAGAAAAAATCTTGGAAGAATCGAATTTTTATATTATGACGACGCACCAACTTGTTAAGTATTACAACTACTTTGATGTCGTTATTATTGATGAGGTAGATGCCTTTCCATACTCAGGTGATGAGTGTTTAGAAAATGGTGTTAATACAAGTTTAAAAGATGATGGTGTACTTGTATTCTTATCAGCCACGCCATCTGAAATAGTTAAATCTAGCGTTGATGAAGTTATAAAAATACCTATAAGATATCACAGATACTTGTTACCTGTTCCGAAAATAAAAATTGAAAAGCTCGAAGTGTTTGATTTTTCTAGAAAATCACGATTTCTAGAGAAATTCATTAAAGAAAAATTAAAAAAGGATAGACGAATATTGATATTTGTTCCTGAAATAGGTATGTGTGAAACAGCGGTAATATATTTTAAAAAATATATTTCCGAGGAAATAAAGATAGATTTCGTCTATAGTGGAGATGAAAATAGAAGTGAGAAAATCAAAAAGTTTTATAATAGAGAGCTAGATATTCTCATTACGACAACTATATTAGAGCGTGGTGTGACTTTTGATTATTTAGATGTAGTGGTTTTTGATGCGAAACATGCAAATTTTACAAAGGCTGCATTAATTCAGATATCAGGTAGGGTAGGTAGAAAGGACTATGATAATTTAGGTGATGTTGTATTTTTAGCGGATAGTATAAGTAGGGATATGAAAGCTGCTATTAAAGAGATTGAGTATATGAATAATCTTGCGAAATATAGAAAGTTGAACAGGAGGTAA
- the hpf gene encoding ribosome hibernation-promoting factor, HPF/YfiA family has translation MLRYQVRGENLEITQAIREYVENKVSKLEKYFADSLEANVYANAKVYKNNKKKIEITVPLRGVTLRAEETNEDLYAAVDLVVDKLERQMRKHKTKINRKGREKGFAEEIILTSELEEAEETTLDLGKVKQLKVEPMTREEAVFQMELLGHDFFAFLDNTTNEISVVYKRRDTGYGVLEISK, from the coding sequence ATGTTAAGATATCAAGTACGAGGAGAAAATTTAGAAATTACTCAAGCTATTAGAGAGTATGTTGAAAATAAAGTTTCTAAATTAGAAAAATACTTTGCTGACAGTTTAGAAGCAAACGTTTACGCTAATGCTAAAGTATACAAAAATAATAAGAAAAAAATCGAAATCACTGTACCTCTTAGAGGCGTTACACTTCGAGCTGAAGAAACTAACGAAGATTTATATGCTGCTGTTGATTTAGTTGTTGACAAACTTGAACGTCAAATGAGAAAACACAAAACTAAAATCAATAGAAAAGGTCGTGAAAAAGGATTTGCTGAAGAAATTATTCTTACTAGCGAGTTAGAAGAAGCTGAAGAAACTACTTTAGATCTTGGCAAAGTTAAACAACTTAAAGTTGAACCAATGACAAGAGAAGAAGCTGTATTCCAAATGGAACTTCTAGGACACGATTTCTTCGCATTCTTAGATAACACTACAAATGAAATTTCTGTAGTATATAAACGCCGTGACACTGGATACGGAGTACTAGAAATTTCTAAATAA
- a CDS encoding DJ-1 family glyoxalase III, protein MTKKVALFVENGSEELELIAPLDILRRANIQVDLISANNEEYITSSHDVKIIVDKKINDIDNILDYDAIVIPGGMPGSTLLRDNDKIIKFYQEMYNAGKLVAAICAAPIVLSKAGILEDKEVTSYPGFDKEINCKTYDKEKAVIADKNVITAQGPAVAILFGYEIVNYLLQDDTAQNISDGMLVPVLKNNL, encoded by the coding sequence ATGACTAAAAAAGTAGCCTTATTCGTTGAAAATGGAAGTGAAGAATTAGAGTTAATTGCACCACTAGATATACTTCGTCGTGCTAATATTCAGGTTGATCTAATTTCTGCAAACAACGAAGAGTATATAACTAGCTCGCATGACGTAAAAATAATAGTAGATAAAAAAATTAATGATATCGACAATATACTTGATTATGATGCAATAGTAATCCCAGGTGGAATGCCTGGAAGTACATTACTTCGTGATAATGATAAAATAATTAAATTTTATCAAGAAATGTATAATGCTGGTAAATTGGTTGCTGCCATCTGTGCTGCACCTATCGTACTAAGTAAAGCAGGCATCCTTGAAGATAAAGAAGTAACTTCTTATCCAGGATTCGATAAAGAAATAAACTGTAAAACATACGATAAGGAAAAAGCGGTAATAGCGGATAAAAATGTAATTACTGCACAGGGACCAGCCGTAGCTATTTTATTCGGTTACGAAATTGTTAATTACCTACTTCAAGATGATACTGCACAAAACATTAGCGATGGTATGCTAGTTCCAGTACTAAAGAATAACTTATAA
- a CDS encoding iron-containing alcohol dehydrogenase family protein, giving the protein MFELANVARPGVSEYISGSGALSALDNRLEGFKTPLIVTGEKSYAAFTKFYKGNREFRVAKYDGSASFEDMQRIADEYGEGVDVVLGVGGGRVIDTAKGVAQNLNVEYMTVPTVIATCAPYAPVAAVYHPDHTFREVAYFKRTAYACVADLDLLLESPKEYFVAGIGDTLAKWYEAVVLVERNNKFNDPFVRMGLEAAKITRDVLLRDANGALEAMEKGEVTESFKNAVDTVFAISGCVGCFGVHYGRMAGAHAVHNGMSLVKETHSVLHGTKVSYGILVQLLAEGKREEVEKLVPFYKANDLAYNLACVNVTEDVEEKMQKIAEFAASEKETFKLAFDVCTPEVVVAAMKELEELTK; this is encoded by the coding sequence ATGTTTGAATTAGCAAATGTAGCAAGACCAGGGGTAAGTGAATATATTTCAGGAAGTGGGGCATTGTCTGCACTTGATAATAGATTAGAAGGGTTTAAGACTCCTTTGATTGTTACTGGAGAAAAATCTTACGCAGCGTTTACGAAGTTTTACAAAGGTAATAGAGAATTTAGAGTAGCTAAATATGATGGTTCTGCATCTTTTGAGGATATGCAACGTATTGCTGATGAATATGGAGAAGGTGTTGATGTCGTCCTTGGAGTAGGTGGTGGTCGTGTTATCGATACTGCTAAAGGAGTAGCACAGAACTTAAATGTTGAGTATATGACAGTACCAACTGTAATCGCAACTTGTGCACCATATGCGCCAGTAGCGGCAGTTTATCACCCAGATCACACATTTAGAGAGGTTGCATATTTTAAACGTACAGCTTATGCTTGTGTTGCAGACTTAGACTTATTATTAGAATCACCAAAAGAATACTTCGTAGCGGGAATTGGAGATACTTTAGCTAAATGGTATGAAGCAGTAGTATTAGTAGAGAGAAATAACAAGTTTAATGATCCTTTTGTAAGAATGGGATTAGAAGCAGCTAAAATCACTCGTGATGTTCTTTTACGCGATGCTAATGGAGCGTTAGAAGCTATGGAAAAAGGTGAAGTAACTGAAAGCTTCAAAAATGCTGTAGATACAGTATTTGCTATCTCAGGATGTGTTGGATGTTTCGGTGTTCACTATGGACGTATGGCGGGAGCTCACGCAGTGCACAATGGTATGAGTTTAGTTAAAGAAACACATTCTGTATTACACGGAACAAAAGTATCTTATGGTATCTTGGTTCAATTACTTGCTGAAGGTAAGAGAGAAGAAGTGGAGAAACTTGTTCCATTCTATAAAGCTAATGATTTAGCTTATAACTTAGCTTGTGTTAATGTAACAGAAGATGTAGAAGAAAAAATGCAAAAAATTGCTGAATTTGCAGCTAGTGAAAAAGAAACATTTAAACTTGCATTTGATGTTTGTACCCCAGAAGTTGTGGTGGCTGCGATGAAAGAGTTAGAAGAATTAACAAAATAA
- a CDS encoding HD domain-containing protein: MELKRLDETKVLKDPVHSYIHIHYEVIWNCLDSKEFQRLRRIRQLGGDFQVYPTAEHSRFSHSLGVYEIVRRMVTEVKSLCVELTEYEKVCVMLAGLLHDVGHGPFSHAFEHITNHSHEEYTAKIILGNTELNAILRAVSEKLPQDIVSIIQHTHENDILNQIVSGQLDADRMDYLLRDSYFTATSYGQFDLERILRTMRVRKTNEGRKVIVVKYTGIHSVEDYIMARYQMYWQVYYHPVARSYEAVFIQLFNRLKDIFKVDKDYFEDMKVLIPFLEKSEVSVDEYFKLDENSLLYCCALIQDKEDKIAADLAKRLQNRRLFEYVDYNEENLAQIKNMLKENNFDERYYLKIENIEASVYSPYKGRKILIEKLNGDIVALEKASTIVESITKGQTKKEGTIFFPK, translated from the coding sequence ATGGAATTAAAAAGATTAGACGAAACTAAAGTGCTAAAAGATCCGGTACATAGTTATATTCATATTCATTATGAAGTAATTTGGAATTGTCTTGATAGTAAGGAGTTTCAAAGGTTACGTCGTATAAGACAATTAGGGGGAGATTTTCAAGTATATCCAACAGCGGAACATTCTAGGTTTTCTCATTCTCTAGGAGTTTATGAAATTGTTAGAAGAATGGTTACTGAGGTTAAATCACTTTGTGTAGAATTAACTGAATATGAAAAAGTATGTGTGATGCTTGCGGGACTTCTGCACGATGTAGGCCATGGTCCGTTTTCGCATGCATTTGAGCATATTACTAATCATAGTCACGAAGAATATACAGCAAAAATAATATTAGGTAATACAGAACTTAATGCTATTTTAAGAGCTGTTTCAGAAAAGTTGCCACAAGATATAGTATCTATTATTCAACATACTCATGAAAATGATATACTTAATCAGATTGTGTCAGGTCAACTAGATGCTGATAGAATGGATTATTTATTACGTGATTCTTATTTTACAGCTACTAGTTATGGGCAGTTTGATCTTGAAAGAATATTACGTACAATGCGCGTAAGAAAAACAAATGAAGGTAGGAAGGTAATTGTAGTTAAATATACTGGTATTCACAGTGTAGAAGATTATATTATGGCAAGATATCAAATGTACTGGCAAGTTTATTATCATCCTGTAGCTAGAAGTTATGAGGCGGTATTCATTCAACTATTTAATAGATTAAAGGATATTTTCAAAGTCGATAAAGATTATTTTGAAGATATGAAGGTGTTGATTCCATTCTTAGAGAAATCTGAAGTGAGTGTAGATGAATATTTTAAACTGGATGAAAATTCACTATTATATTGTTGTGCTCTTATTCAAGATAAAGAAGATAAAATTGCTGCTGATTTAGCAAAAAGATTACAAAACAGAAGATTATTCGAGTATGTAGATTATAATGAAGAAAATTTAGCACAGATAAAAAATATGCTTAAGGAAAATAACTTTGATGAACGTTATTATTTAAAAATTGAGAATATAGAAGCGAGTGTTTATAGTCCATATAAAGGAAGAAAGATATTAATTGAAAAATTAAATGGTGATATAGTGGCCTTAGAAAAAGCTAGTACTATAGTGGAGTCTATAACTAAAGGGCAGACTAAGAAAGAGGGGACTATATTTTTCCCGAAATAA
- the rpsR gene encoding 30S ribosomal protein S18 — protein MAVTNNRRNNMRRRKKVCYFTKNNVEFIDYKDVELLKKFISERGKILPRRVTGTSAKYQRMLTTAIKRARHMALLPYVVDEK, from the coding sequence ATGGCAGTAACTAACAATCGTCGTAACAACATGCGTCGTCGTAAAAAAGTATGTTATTTCACTAAAAATAACGTAGAATTTATCGACTACAAAGATGTAGAATTACTTAAAAAATTCATTTCTGAACGTGGAAAAATCTTACCACGTCGTGTAACAGGTACTTCAGCTAAGTACCAAAGAATGTTAACTACAGCAATTAAAAGAGCTAGACACATGGCACTTTTACCATACGTAGTAGACGAAAAATAA
- a CDS encoding single-stranded DNA-binding protein — MVNRVVLVGRLTKDPELRYSSSNIPMLYFSVAVNRTFTDQNGQRQADFINCVAFRKQAENMARFLGRGSLISVEGRIQTRNYQGKDGNTVYVTEVVAETVQFLESKNSSHSRQNNGFDSMSFNQPQSQPAYNNNNQNYYNNNTNQNFGQANSAMQDFINDSSSFSDFGENFPSNLDDDFMQDVVNPFKED; from the coding sequence ATGGTAAATCGTGTAGTATTAGTAGGTAGATTAACTAAAGATCCAGAATTGAGATATTCTAGTTCGAATATTCCAATGCTTTATTTCTCAGTAGCTGTAAATAGAACATTCACTGACCAAAATGGTCAAAGACAAGCAGACTTTATTAACTGTGTAGCTTTTAGAAAGCAAGCAGAAAATATGGCACGTTTCTTAGGACGTGGAAGTCTGATTTCTGTTGAAGGTAGAATACAAACGAGAAATTATCAAGGTAAGGATGGAAACACAGTGTATGTTACTGAAGTAGTAGCAGAAACTGTTCAATTCCTTGAATCTAAAAATAGCTCACATAGTAGACAAAACAATGGTTTTGACTCAATGAGTTTTAATCAACCTCAATCACAACCAGCGTATAATAACAATAATCAAAATTATTATAACAACAATACTAATCAAAACTTTGGACAAGCTAATTCAGCTATGCAAGATTTTATTAATGATAGTTCATCATTCTCTGATTTTGGGGAAAACTTCCCGAGTAATCTAGATGATGACTTCATGCAGGATGTAGTAAATCCGTTTAAAGAAGACTAA
- the rpsF gene encoding 30S ribosomal protein S6, which translates to MRKYEVMFAVQPRIDEEAKKAVVDRFVNILSEGAEAVEVKDLGKKRLAYEIEDFSDAYYYVVELTSATDASTKEFDRLAKISDDIIRHMVVRLEK; encoded by the coding sequence ATGAGAAAATATGAAGTAATGTTTGCTGTTCAACCACGTATCGATGAAGAAGCTAAAAAAGCTGTGGTTGATAGATTCGTAAATATTCTTTCAGAAGGTGCAGAAGCAGTAGAAGTTAAAGATTTAGGTAAAAAACGCCTTGCTTATGAAATCGAAGACTTCAGTGATGCTTACTACTATGTAGTAGAATTAACTTCAGCAACAGATGCGTCTACAAAAGAATTCGATCGTTTAGCAAAAATTAGCGATGACATCATCCGTCACATGGTAGTAAGATTAGAAAAATAA
- a CDS encoding MFS transporter yields MNIFLKNKLYRLFTISSAFGNAGRTLFDIAFIIYAISLSNPELAVSIVSIATTLPYIISFILGYFADQTKDKYNRILSTRFYQFLLFSLFALVCIYGVQWWIFIVLVFVNVVADILGGYNSYLSMSINTRLVRKEQLSEALAFISSINNTISLAGKAVGVFVLGLLSYNYSYFGMLNAALFLIAFLILAKYKNEMKAEIGSFKVDNKEKVSTKRFLKDTIENFKILREIKKIYNFVILFLGMNFYSSAMFALLLVILVKNETLLFGNVAYTITLLEIVEVVSTIVGGVYQISFYKNMSLRNNAILEIILFIMYVGNLLILQNKFILIILTVIIGYFAGISNPKLDALILQSVPEEKQTSIYSIFSTIITISVPIGTTVILFFANAISASFALYSLLLLLIIVLMYSFKVKE; encoded by the coding sequence ATGAATATTTTCTTGAAAAATAAACTCTATAGGTTATTCACTATTTCATCGGCATTTGGGAATGCTGGTAGAACGTTATTTGATATTGCGTTTATTATTTATGCGATAAGTTTATCGAATCCAGAATTAGCTGTGAGTATAGTGTCAATAGCCACGACATTACCTTATATTATCTCGTTTATCCTAGGGTATTTCGCAGATCAGACAAAAGATAAGTACAATAGAATATTATCGACAAGATTTTATCAGTTTTTATTATTTTCGTTATTCGCTTTGGTGTGTATTTATGGAGTTCAATGGTGGATTTTTATTGTATTAGTATTTGTAAATGTAGTTGCTGATATTCTAGGTGGATATAATAGCTATTTATCAATGTCAATAAATACTAGATTGGTGCGTAAAGAACAGTTAAGTGAAGCATTAGCATTTATCAGTTCTATAAACAATACAATCTCACTTGCTGGAAAAGCCGTTGGAGTATTCGTTTTAGGGCTCCTAAGTTATAATTACTCATACTTTGGTATGTTAAATGCAGCGCTATTCTTGATAGCATTTTTAATACTGGCAAAATATAAAAATGAGATGAAAGCAGAGATTGGCAGTTTTAAAGTGGATAATAAAGAGAAGGTGAGTACTAAAAGATTTTTAAAGGACACTATTGAAAACTTTAAAATACTTCGTGAGATAAAGAAAATATATAATTTTGTTATACTATTTTTAGGGATGAATTTTTACTCATCTGCAATGTTCGCTTTACTTCTAGTAATTCTAGTAAAAAATGAGACCTTACTATTTGGGAATGTAGCCTATACAATTACTTTATTAGAAATAGTGGAAGTAGTTAGTACAATTGTCGGAGGAGTTTACCAAATTAGTTTTTATAAAAATATGAGTTTGAGAAATAATGCTATATTAGAAATAATTTTATTCATTATGTATGTAGGGAATCTATTGATACTTCAAAATAAATTTATACTTATTATTTTAACTGTAATAATAGGTTACTTCGCTGGAATATCGAATCCAAAACTAGATGCATTGATTTTACAATCAGTCCCTGAGGAAAAACAAACGTCAATATATAGTATTTTTAGCACTATTATTACTATTTCAGTACCAATAGGAACAACAGTAATATTATTTTTTGCTAACGCTATTAGTGCATCGTTTGCACTATATAGTTTATTACTATTATTAATTATAGTTTTGATGTATTCATTTAAAGTAAAAGAGTAA